One genomic region from Candidatus Hydrogenedens sp. encodes:
- the alaS gene encoding alanine--tRNA ligase yields the protein MKSYEIRKSFLDFFRDRGHVIEKSDSLIPKNDPTLLFTSAGMVQFKPYYTGEVPVPYRRASTVQKCLRAGGKANDLEEVGKTSRHLTFFEMLGNFSFGDYFKREAIHWAWEYSTQIMKIKPEQIWVSVYVEDDEAFNIWNKEIGVPEKRIVRMGAKDNFWGPAGDSGACGPCSELLFDKGEEVDPNATPENDPHERFLEFWNLVFPQYDQQPDGTRLPLKNRGIDTGMGLERMCLLLQNKPTVFDTDVLFPIIEATQQIADSTYKGNPVPFRVIADHIRALSFMTADGILPANEGRGYVWRRILRRAARFGREIGLTKPFLFQISKVVVENMGKYYPELIETQTQIEKIIHLEEERFGSTLARGMDLLRELFEDMNSKGEKQIAGDILFKLHDTYGFPLDIVKDMAEEQGFELDEKGYIDAKEKQRELTRKTWVGSGQQEISPIYHQILTQYGETEFIGYQQHTNVSTIVAIIKENKIVDEIQEGEEAYIILNKTPFYAESGGQVGDTGSLTGLDGKTLIDITDTKKVLDKLFVHYGKVINGNLKVGQEVNAIINIKRRLTIQNHHTATHLLQASLRDILGEHVHQCGSLVSEERLRFDFTHFEAVGYERLLDIEKWVNEKIQADYDVEILYLPIEEAKKLGAMALFGEKYGDIVRVVKINEISTEFCGGCHVPKTGVIGGFKIISESSVSAGVRRIEAICGEPFIQWIQKTERTIKELAESLNTTPELLYDRVFQIIDENKKITKELEKWKRQALLGEGRDILKNLRTIDGINYITLQMENEDIDQARSLVDHLKDKIKSGIVVIGIKYEDKATFCVGVTKDLTNRFSSSEIVNQLAQIVGGKGGGRKDFAQAGGKNIEKFNEAIENVPKIISIYAKQNKS from the coding sequence GTGAAAAGTTATGAAATACGAAAAAGTTTTTTAGATTTTTTCAGAGATAGAGGACATGTTATTGAAAAAAGTGACTCACTCATTCCTAAAAATGACCCAACGTTGCTCTTTACAAGTGCTGGAATGGTTCAATTCAAGCCTTATTACACTGGGGAAGTACCTGTTCCATATCGTAGAGCCTCCACCGTTCAAAAATGCTTAAGAGCGGGTGGAAAAGCAAATGATTTAGAAGAAGTGGGGAAAACTTCTCGTCACTTAACCTTTTTTGAAATGCTTGGCAACTTTTCTTTTGGTGATTATTTTAAGCGTGAAGCAATCCATTGGGCATGGGAATATTCAACACAAATCATGAAGATAAAACCCGAACAAATCTGGGTATCTGTATATGTAGAGGATGACGAGGCATTTAATATCTGGAATAAAGAGATTGGCGTTCCAGAAAAAAGAATCGTAAGAATGGGAGCAAAAGATAATTTTTGGGGACCTGCTGGTGATTCAGGGGCATGTGGTCCTTGTTCTGAACTTCTTTTTGATAAGGGCGAAGAAGTTGACCCTAATGCGACCCCAGAAAATGACCCACATGAGCGGTTCCTTGAGTTTTGGAATTTGGTTTTTCCTCAATATGACCAGCAACCCGATGGAACAAGGTTACCATTAAAGAATAGAGGAATTGATACAGGTATGGGACTGGAGCGAATGTGTCTACTGCTTCAAAATAAACCTACAGTTTTCGATACCGACGTACTTTTCCCAATTATCGAGGCAACACAACAAATTGCAGATTCTACATATAAAGGCAACCCCGTTCCTTTTCGGGTTATTGCAGACCACATTAGAGCATTGTCCTTTATGACTGCTGACGGAATTCTACCTGCAAATGAGGGGAGAGGTTACGTATGGAGAAGAATATTGAGACGAGCTGCACGCTTCGGCAGAGAGATTGGACTGACAAAACCGTTCTTATTCCAGATTTCAAAAGTTGTAGTAGAAAATATGGGAAAATACTATCCTGAGCTAATTGAAACCCAAACGCAAATTGAGAAAATCATTCACCTCGAAGAAGAACGATTTGGAAGTACTCTTGCAAGGGGAATGGATTTATTAAGAGAGCTGTTCGAAGACATGAATAGCAAAGGAGAAAAGCAAATAGCTGGAGACATTCTTTTTAAACTTCACGATACATACGGTTTTCCACTTGATATTGTTAAAGATATGGCAGAAGAACAAGGTTTTGAATTAGATGAAAAAGGTTATATAGACGCTAAAGAGAAACAACGCGAATTAACCCGCAAAACATGGGTAGGAAGTGGTCAACAAGAAATTTCTCCTATTTATCATCAAATTTTAACCCAATACGGCGAAACAGAATTTATAGGTTATCAACAACATACAAACGTTAGTACTATTGTAGCCATAATTAAGGAAAACAAAATTGTAGATGAAATACAAGAAGGGGAGGAAGCATACATTATTCTCAACAAAACCCCATTCTATGCAGAAAGTGGAGGACAGGTAGGTGATACGGGCTCTTTGACAGGGTTGGACGGGAAAACATTGATTGACATAACCGATACAAAAAAAGTGTTAGATAAATTATTTGTACACTATGGAAAAGTTATAAATGGTAATTTAAAAGTTGGACAGGAAGTGAATGCAATTATAAACATAAAAAGACGGCTTACCATACAAAACCATCACACCGCCACACATCTCCTTCAGGCAAGTTTGAGGGATATTTTAGGAGAACATGTCCATCAATGTGGTTCTTTAGTATCTGAAGAACGGTTACGTTTTGATTTTACCCATTTTGAAGCAGTAGGTTATGAACGACTTTTAGATATTGAAAAATGGGTCAATGAAAAAATACAGGCAGATTATGACGTTGAAATTTTATACCTTCCTATAGAAGAAGCTAAAAAATTGGGGGCTATGGCACTATTCGGAGAGAAATATGGAGACATTGTACGTGTTGTCAAAATTAACGAAATTAGTACCGAATTTTGTGGAGGATGCCATGTCCCAAAGACAGGTGTTATTGGAGGATTTAAAATCATATCAGAATCATCCGTCTCCGCAGGGGTTAGGAGAATAGAGGCTATATGTGGTGAGCCTTTTATACAATGGATACAAAAAACAGAACGAACAATAAAAGAGTTGGCAGAATCATTAAATACCACTCCTGAGCTACTATATGATAGAGTTTTTCAAATCATTGATGAAAATAAAAAAATAACAAAAGAATTAGAGAAATGGAAGCGTCAAGCTCTGTTAGGTGAGGGGAGAGATATATTGAAAAATCTTCGCACTATCGATGGCATAAATTACATCACCTTACAGATGGAGAATGAAGATATAGACCAGGCACGTTCCCTTGTAGACCACTTAAAAGATAAAATCAAATCAGGCATTGTAGTTATAGGAATAAAATATGAAGATAAAGCCACGTTTTGTGTCGGTGTAACAAAAGATTTAACGAATAGATTTAGTTCGTCAGAAATAGTAAATCAATTAGCCCAAATTGTAGGAGGTAAAGGTGGCGGTAGAAAAGATTTCGCCCAGGCAGGCGGTAAAAATATAGAAAAATTCAATGAGGCAATAGAAAATGTCCCTAAAATTATTAGCATCTATGCAAAACAAAATAAGTCTTAG
- the zapA gene encoding cell division protein ZapA, with translation MKEDLIKVKIYNNDVEIPVYKNIEKTNELIKTIENRMEELKTYYKLTRTQMFALRIAYEYLVELEKQKEKIKSYEKQIENIMNEMTDKTSEIIDKIKERMGKDQD, from the coding sequence ATGAAAGAAGATTTAATAAAAGTAAAGATATATAACAATGATGTGGAAATTCCAGTTTATAAAAATATAGAAAAAACAAATGAGCTTATTAAAACTATTGAAAATAGAATGGAGGAGTTAAAAACGTATTATAAATTAACAAGAACTCAAATGTTTGCTTTAAGAATTGCCTATGAATATTTGGTAGAATTAGAAAAACAAAAAGAGAAAATAAAAAGTTATGAAAAACAAATTGAAAATATTATGAACGAAATGACAGATAAAACATCGGAGATTATAGACAAAATTAAAGAGAGGATGGGAAAGGACCAAGATTAA
- the pheS gene encoding phenylalanine--tRNA ligase subunit alpha produces the protein MINELEQVKATALQKIKTADSTEALEQIRVEFLGKKGKITEVLKQLGSIPPEERPKIGSVANEVKKILTEAIENQHNVLLEKELQRKIEQEQIDITLPGRTIGRGHMHVINQVMNEIVGIFVQMGFQVASGPEVETEYYNFESLNTPEDHPARDVHDTFYVKKGVVLRTHTSPVQMRVMEKTKPPVAVVVPGRVYRVDNDASHSPMFNQMEGLLVDEDITFADLKGSLMYFVRKFFGEDTAVRFRPHYFPFTEPSAEMDISCTVCKGKGCRVCKNSGWLEILGCGMVHPKVFEYAGYDNEKYQGYAFGFGIDRMAMLKYAIPSINLLFDNNLKVLEQF, from the coding sequence ATGATAAATGAACTGGAACAAGTTAAAGCAACAGCACTACAAAAAATAAAAACAGCAGATTCAACAGAAGCACTCGAACAAATACGAGTCGAATTTCTTGGAAAAAAAGGAAAAATAACAGAAGTATTAAAGCAATTGGGTAGTATCCCCCCCGAAGAGCGACCTAAAATAGGGAGTGTTGCTAATGAGGTAAAAAAGATACTTACTGAGGCTATTGAAAATCAACATAATGTATTGTTAGAAAAAGAGTTACAACGAAAAATTGAACAAGAACAAATAGACATTACCCTGCCTGGTAGAACAATTGGTAGGGGACACATGCATGTTATCAATCAGGTAATGAATGAAATTGTTGGTATATTTGTGCAGATGGGGTTTCAAGTTGCCAGTGGCCCAGAAGTTGAAACAGAGTATTACAATTTTGAAAGTTTAAATACCCCAGAAGACCATCCTGCCCGTGATGTTCATGATACATTCTACGTTAAGAAAGGTGTTGTGTTAAGGACACATACATCTCCTGTACAAATGCGAGTAATGGAAAAGACGAAGCCACCAGTTGCGGTAGTTGTTCCTGGAAGGGTGTATCGGGTAGACAACGATGCGAGTCATAGCCCAATGTTCAATCAAATGGAAGGGCTTTTAGTGGATGAGGACATTACATTTGCAGATTTAAAAGGTTCTCTTATGTATTTTGTACGTAAGTTCTTTGGTGAGGACACAGCGGTAAGATTTAGACCACATTATTTCCCATTTACCGAGCCTTCCGCAGAAATGGATATATCCTGCACTGTTTGTAAAGGTAAAGGATGCAGGGTTTGCAAAAATAGTGGTTGGCTTGAAATCTTGGGTTGTGGAATGGTGCATCCAAAAGTTTTTGAATATGCAGGCTATGATAATGAGAAATATCAGGGGTATGCATTTGGTTTCGGAATAGATAGAATGGCAATGTTGAAATATGCCATTCCTTCGATAAATTTATTGTTTGACAATAACCTGAAAGTTTTGGAGCAATTTTAG
- the pssA gene encoding CDP-diacylglycerol--serine O-phosphatidyltransferase, whose protein sequence is MMNPKKKKQKNGVKKETRRPINVLASVFTTISLYLGIASIFASIGSEFEKASYFILLAIIFDSLDGTIAKLTNSVSEFGKQYDSLSDLITFGVAPGILVFMAYLPAEFHLPISPRAESIIGKTGSYMAIIYVICAALRLARFNTYEVEFRDSFRGLPSPAAGGTLAAFVLFINYFEPRLELHKLGPFAFYALGPVAVILALLMVSSVRYPKDRLKYFIFSPKPAFITLAITAFVIAIIHYAMTTSIAIVLFPIMLTYVGFGLGDTLYQYLSTTSEKDKEKEAKIVKDPLPKNL, encoded by the coding sequence ATGATGAACCCAAAGAAGAAGAAACAAAAAAATGGAGTAAAAAAAGAAACTCGTAGACCTATAAATGTTCTGGCAAGCGTTTTTACGACGATAAGCCTTTACTTAGGGATAGCGAGTATCTTTGCAAGTATTGGCTCTGAATTTGAAAAAGCTTCATATTTTATATTGTTAGCAATAATTTTTGATTCCCTCGATGGCACAATTGCAAAGTTAACCAACAGCGTTTCCGAATTTGGAAAACAGTATGACAGTCTTAGTGACTTAATTACATTTGGAGTCGCCCCTGGGATATTGGTATTTATGGCATATTTACCAGCAGAATTTCACCTACCTATATCACCAAGAGCTGAATCTATCATCGGTAAAACGGGTTCATATATGGCCATCATTTATGTAATATGTGCTGCTTTGAGATTAGCAAGGTTTAACACGTATGAAGTAGAATTTCGAGATTCTTTCCGAGGGTTACCGTCTCCCGCCGCAGGAGGAACATTAGCCGCTTTTGTTCTGTTTATTAATTATTTTGAACCACGTCTTGAACTTCATAAATTGGGACCATTTGCTTTCTATGCATTAGGCCCAGTAGCAGTTATTCTAGCTCTTTTAATGGTTAGTTCTGTAAGGTATCCCAAAGACCGATTAAAATATTTTATATTTTCACCTAAACCAGCATTTATTACTTTAGCAATCACTGCATTTGTTATTGCAATTATTCATTATGCAATGACTACTTCAATTGCAATTGTATTGTTCCCTATTATGTTGACTTATGTCGGCTTTGGACTTGGCGATACTTTATATCAGTATTTGTCCACAACCTCTGAAAAAGACAAAGAAAAAGAAGCAAAAATAGTAAAAGACCCCCTCCCAAAGAATTTATAA
- a CDS encoding ABC transporter permease, translating into MNMLIDFIKGPWFIAIYTWREGLRRKTLVGFLILSLLVIFGATFMTSFINQATVGDVTTDMDLKLIKDICVTTISIFGILITIFISASVVPSEIENRVIYTILSKPVRRFQYLFGKFLGAQLIIIMNLCLMGGLFFVALYIKQRILPTLLLWSVFLTYFEFLIVSALTFAIACAASSSVLPTIAGLFIYITGSLTEYLKDVYNRSGQTGEWFDSLIGYIAYLLWNILPDLQRFSLKTQIINSQPNDPPTDVLIPQLVLYGLIYAVSGYILAYWIFRKREV; encoded by the coding sequence ATGAACATGTTGATTGATTTTATAAAAGGTCCATGGTTTATCGCCATTTACACATGGAGAGAAGGTCTCCGACGCAAAACGTTAGTAGGTTTTTTAATTTTAAGTTTGTTGGTTATTTTTGGTGCTACATTTATGACATCATTTATTAATCAAGCAACCGTAGGTGATGTAACTACGGATATGGACCTAAAATTAATTAAAGATATATGTGTAACAACAATATCTATTTTTGGAATATTGATAACTATCTTCATTTCTGCATCTGTTGTCCCCTCAGAGATTGAGAATCGAGTTATCTATACCATCCTCTCAAAACCTGTACGTCGGTTTCAGTATCTTTTTGGGAAATTCTTAGGTGCCCAATTAATTATTATTATGAATCTCTGCTTAATGGGAGGCCTCTTCTTCGTTGCTCTTTATATTAAGCAAAGGATACTTCCGACATTGTTATTATGGTCTGTTTTCTTAACCTATTTTGAGTTTCTTATTGTATCCGCTCTAACATTCGCAATAGCATGTGCAGCAAGTTCATCAGTTTTACCAACAATTGCTGGACTCTTTATTTATATAACAGGTAGCCTTACAGAATATCTAAAAGATGTATACAATCGTTCAGGTCAAACAGGAGAATGGTTTGACTCACTTATTGGATACATTGCTTACCTGCTGTGGAATATTCTCCCTGACTTACAAAGATTTAGCCTTAAAACACAAATTATTAATTCACAACCTAACGACCCACCTACAGATGTATTAATTCCTCAATTGGTGTTGTATGGATTAATCTACGCTGTAAGTGGATATATTCTGGCATACTGGATTTTCAGAAAACGTGAAGTATAA
- a CDS encoding YggS family pyridoxal phosphate-dependent enzyme, producing the protein MTSMKYENIRCNLEIIREKIEKAKSKRKTNKNEITIVAVTKTADIDDIQTVYGMGIQHFGENRVELLSEKAKQLSNEIQWHMIGTIQRRKIPSILDCCKYIDSVDRIEVAETLHKKAMERGITEVPILIQLNISGEDTKHGFRVSDFEDIFDKISSYHTLIIRGLMTIAPLNADEKTLRNIFSKLKDIGDKYKLETLSMGMSDDYEIAIEEGATEIRLGRAIFG; encoded by the coding sequence ATGACCAGTATGAAATATGAAAATATAAGGTGTAATTTAGAAATAATAAGAGAAAAGATAGAAAAAGCAAAGTCAAAACGTAAAACAAATAAAAATGAAATTACTATTGTCGCAGTAACAAAGACAGCAGATATAGATGACATCCAAACAGTATATGGAATGGGGATACAACATTTTGGAGAAAATAGGGTAGAACTCCTTTCAGAAAAAGCCAAACAACTTTCTAATGAAATTCAATGGCATATGATAGGCACTATTCAGAGAAGAAAAATACCAAGTATATTAGATTGTTGTAAATATATTGATTCTGTAGACCGAATAGAAGTAGCTGAAACATTACATAAAAAGGCGATGGAAAGAGGCATTACTGAAGTTCCTATCTTAATACAGCTAAACATTTCGGGTGAAGATACAAAACACGGTTTTCGGGTATCAGATTTTGAGGATATATTTGATAAAATAAGTTCATATCATACATTAATCATACGAGGTTTGATGACCATAGCCCCATTGAACGCAGATGAAAAGACATTACGTAACATTTTCAGTAAGTTAAAGGATATAGGAGATAAATACAAATTAGAAACTCTCTCTATGGGTATGAGTGATGATTATGAGATAGCCATAGAAGAAGGTGCTACAGAAATTCGTTTAGGTAGAGCCATATTTGGATAG
- a CDS encoding glycerophosphodiester phosphodiesterase family protein: protein MSLKLLASMQNKISLSFVAIILCNLVLFHISFSETYVCAHRGDVKNAPENTIPAFKSAIKKGAHMIEFDVRMTKDGHLVLMHDATVDRTTNGSGKVSELTSEEIYKLDAGIKFNPSFAGTKIPSMAEAVNEIPYGTLCNVHVYGDDFVTEVVAITLKQMGHLGHCFIACNNEEQVHSARNKVEDIKTCLIPKPNEKRSDFIERAIKLKVNYVQINIVQGFDGLKEDVEKAHNNNIKVNFFSAQDEPNIRKLAEAGVDYILTDNIDLCFEVLKSYGTKPLIIDNEKSNNSAPTLVPTLSFLKYYPLYKINEK, encoded by the coding sequence ATGTCCCTAAAATTATTAGCATCTATGCAAAACAAAATAAGTCTTAGTTTTGTTGCTATTATCTTATGTAACCTTGTACTGTTTCATATTTCCTTCAGCGAAACTTATGTATGTGCACATAGGGGAGACGTTAAAAATGCCCCAGAAAATACAATCCCAGCCTTTAAATCAGCAATAAAAAAAGGGGCACACATGATTGAGTTTGATGTAAGAATGACAAAAGATGGGCATTTAGTTCTAATGCACGATGCAACAGTAGACAGAACTACGAATGGGAGTGGTAAAGTCTCTGAACTTACAAGTGAAGAAATCTATAAGTTAGATGCAGGAATTAAATTCAATCCCTCTTTCGCAGGCACGAAAATACCTTCTATGGCAGAAGCAGTAAACGAAATACCTTATGGAACTCTTTGTAATGTTCACGTATATGGCGATGATTTTGTGACAGAAGTAGTTGCAATAACATTAAAACAAATGGGGCATTTAGGGCATTGCTTTATAGCATGTAATAATGAAGAACAAGTGCATTCCGCACGTAATAAAGTAGAAGACATAAAAACATGTTTAATACCAAAACCGAACGAGAAACGCAGTGATTTCATTGAAAGAGCAATTAAACTAAAAGTAAATTATGTGCAAATCAATATAGTTCAGGGGTTTGATGGATTAAAAGAAGATGTGGAAAAAGCACATAATAACAACATCAAGGTTAACTTTTTTAGTGCCCAAGATGAGCCAAACATCCGAAAACTTGCAGAAGCAGGTGTTGACTATATTCTTACAGATAATATCGATTTATGTTTTGAAGTATTAAAGAGTTATGGTACAAAACCGTTAATAATCGATAATGAAAAATCTAATAATAGTGCCCCTACTTTAGTGCCAACTCTCTCTTTTTTGAAATATTATCCTTTATATAAAATCAATGAAAAGTAA
- the pheT gene encoding phenylalanine--tRNA ligase subunit beta — translation MKVSLKWLKEYCDFPVSPKELAEQMTMLGLEIESIEEPGKEIENVFVGKILDIQPHPQADKLVVCKTDIGKGEPLQIICGAKNMKVGDKVPTAIDGAVLPGGFKITRRKMRGVESFGMMCSGAELKIEEDSEGLLILDSTAPIGEDIKKVLGLDDVIFEIEVTPNRGDWASYLGLARELSAYYKIPVNRPKLNIRETDIDVKTVSSVTIECPDICPRYAGRVIRNVKIAPSPDWLVRKLTSAGQRPINNVVDITNFVLLETGHPLHAFDLNKLSERRIVVRLAKDNESIRTLDGELRQLNSSQMVIADAHNPQALAGIMGGADSEVDDNTVDVFLESAYFDPVSIRKTARAHNLLTEAAQHFQRGADPEMVIWAIDRASELIQDLAGGEILKGILDEYPKKIVKKSVGLRYIKTQKRLGVDIDKEYQKTTLIDLGFEKISETNEKIELKVPTWRHDVSREEDLIEEIARFYGYDIIPSTLPKIRQSDAVFDITFKKIHEIRTLLVHKGLTECFSWTFSNPELMIQLKFPDYYLNMIELQNPLSKNLSTIRTSIIPNLLLTAQKNHLEESLSVFEIGPVFLPHENELLPKEPQMLSILLSGMAQPRLWCFQNRKLYDFYDLKGIFDDIFNELCLTYRIERTDFPIFHPGQALKYIIQNEDVGHLGKINPKIAHELEINENTYIAEFCLDKLFMVPSKRKIYKPVSEFPSTSRDLAILVDRSLSSSEIINTVKSVGEGILRKVEIFDVYMGEQVPQGKKSIALGFTFCSDERTLTDNEIDQLMQTIIQQLESKLNAQIR, via the coding sequence ATGAAAGTCTCATTAAAATGGTTAAAAGAATATTGTGATTTCCCTGTTAGTCCCAAAGAATTAGCGGAGCAAATGACCATGCTCGGTTTGGAGATTGAGAGTATTGAGGAACCAGGCAAAGAAATTGAAAATGTATTTGTTGGTAAGATTCTTGATATACAACCTCATCCACAAGCAGATAAGTTAGTTGTCTGTAAAACCGACATAGGAAAAGGAGAACCATTGCAAATTATCTGTGGTGCTAAAAATATGAAGGTAGGGGATAAAGTCCCTACCGCCATAGATGGTGCGGTCTTGCCAGGAGGCTTTAAGATTACACGACGGAAAATGAGAGGGGTTGAATCTTTTGGAATGATGTGTTCAGGAGCAGAACTTAAAATAGAGGAGGATTCGGAAGGACTTCTTATTTTAGATAGTACTGCTCCTATTGGCGAGGATATTAAAAAAGTTTTGGGGTTAGATGATGTCATTTTTGAAATAGAAGTAACCCCAAATAGGGGAGACTGGGCAAGTTATTTAGGTTTGGCTCGGGAATTATCAGCCTATTACAAAATTCCCGTAAATCGACCAAAGTTAAATATAAGAGAAACGGATATTGATGTAAAAACTGTTTCAAGTGTAACAATTGAATGTCCCGATATTTGCCCGAGATATGCAGGAAGAGTTATCAGAAATGTAAAGATAGCACCTTCTCCAGATTGGTTAGTTCGAAAACTGACAAGTGCAGGACAAAGACCTATTAATAATGTAGTAGACATAACAAACTTTGTATTATTGGAAACGGGACATCCCCTACATGCTTTTGACTTAAACAAACTTAGTGAAAGACGAATAGTTGTTAGACTTGCAAAAGATAATGAATCCATACGGACTTTGGATGGAGAGTTAAGGCAATTAAATTCCTCTCAAATGGTTATTGCAGACGCTCATAATCCACAAGCATTAGCAGGAATAATGGGAGGTGCAGACAGTGAAGTGGATGATAATACAGTCGATGTATTTTTAGAAAGTGCCTATTTTGACCCTGTGTCCATAAGAAAAACTGCTCGTGCTCATAATCTTCTTACAGAAGCGGCACAACATTTTCAACGAGGTGCAGACCCCGAAATGGTAATTTGGGCTATTGATAGAGCTTCAGAACTTATACAAGATTTGGCAGGTGGTGAAATATTAAAAGGTATATTAGACGAATACCCAAAGAAGATAGTAAAAAAATCAGTTGGACTTCGATATATAAAAACCCAAAAAAGGTTAGGTGTTGATATAGATAAGGAATATCAGAAGACAACACTAATTGACCTGGGTTTTGAAAAAATAAGTGAAACTAATGAAAAAATCGAACTAAAAGTCCCAACATGGCGACATGATGTTTCCCGTGAAGAAGACCTTATTGAGGAAATAGCAAGATTTTATGGGTATGACATAATTCCAAGCACATTACCTAAGATACGGCAATCAGATGCAGTATTTGATATTACTTTTAAGAAAATACATGAAATAAGGACACTTTTGGTTCATAAAGGTTTAACGGAATGCTTTTCTTGGACATTTTCAAACCCTGAACTCATGATTCAGTTAAAATTTCCTGACTATTATTTAAATATGATAGAACTACAAAATCCATTATCTAAAAATTTATCAACTATTAGAACCTCTATTATTCCTAATTTACTACTAACTGCTCAGAAAAATCATTTAGAAGAGAGTTTATCAGTATTTGAGATAGGTCCCGTATTCTTACCACATGAAAATGAACTATTACCCAAAGAGCCACAAATGTTATCTATTTTATTATCTGGAATGGCTCAACCCCGTCTATGGTGTTTTCAAAACCGCAAATTATATGATTTTTATGATTTAAAGGGTATTTTTGACGACATTTTTAATGAATTATGTTTAACATATCGTATTGAAAGAACAGATTTTCCTATTTTTCATCCAGGACAAGCATTGAAATATATTATTCAGAATGAGGATGTAGGGCATTTAGGTAAAATCAACCCTAAAATTGCTCACGAACTTGAAATAAATGAGAATACATATATTGCAGAATTTTGTTTAGATAAATTATTTATGGTTCCATCCAAAAGAAAGATATATAAACCAGTGTCAGAGTTTCCGTCAACATCCCGTGATTTGGCAATTTTAGTTGACCGTTCTTTATCTTCTTCAGAAATAATCAATACTGTTAAATCGGTAGGGGAGGGGATATTAAGAAAAGTAGAAATTTTTGATGTTTATATGGGTGAACAGGTACCGCAAGGCAAAAAGAGTATTGCATTAGGTTTTACCTTTTGTAGTGATGAACGAACACTAACTGACAATGAAATTGACCAATTAATGCAGACAATAATACAACAGTTAGAAAGTAAATTAAACGCTCAAATTCGTTAA
- a CDS encoding ABC transporter ATP-binding protein, with translation MSNPEPVIQTKDLTKVYDTGFRGEQVSALTQLNLEVFPSEIFGYLGPNGSGKTTTIKLLLGLIFPTSGEIKIMGKKDIYSPQVKKNIGYLPEGSYYPDFLRGEEILKFYGQLYGLTGKELNKRIDEVLEIVGMKHARRRMLKGYSKGMRQRIGLAQALISDPQILILDEPTTGLDPIARKEIRDILSRLRDAGKTLFISSHELLEVEMITNRVGILYNGILRVSGTLDELLISKERILEFANATDERIQEIKDRGGDVVDNLEDRIYLKVKDDQELYNTIELGKTVGLQLVSITPRRETLEELFVRVVNTAKLERSKNNEHVD, from the coding sequence ATGTCAAATCCCGAACCTGTTATTCAAACAAAAGATTTAACAAAGGTATATGATACGGGTTTCAGAGGTGAACAAGTTTCTGCCTTAACACAATTAAACTTAGAAGTTTTCCCCTCTGAAATATTTGGTTACTTAGGACCTAACGGTTCTGGTAAAACAACAACCATCAAGCTTTTATTAGGTCTTATTTTTCCGACATCAGGTGAAATAAAAATCATGGGGAAAAAAGATATTTATTCCCCGCAAGTTAAAAAGAATATTGGTTACCTTCCCGAGGGTTCTTATTATCCAGATTTTTTAAGAGGTGAGGAAATCTTAAAGTTTTACGGCCAACTTTATGGTTTAACAGGGAAGGAATTAAACAAACGTATTGATGAAGTTTTAGAAATAGTGGGCATGAAACATGCACGACGTCGAATGCTAAAAGGGTATTCTAAAGGAATGCGTCAACGGATAGGTTTGGCTCAAGCCCTCATTAGCGACCCACAAATATTAATATTAGACGAACCAACCACAGGGTTGGACCCTATTGCTCGGAAAGAGATAAGGGATATTCTTTCTCGTTTGAGAGATGCAGGTAAAACATTGTTTATTTCGAGTCATGAATTATTAGAGGTCGAGATGATTACAAATCGGGTGGGTATTTTATACAACGGAATTCTACGGGTTTCAGGGACATTAGATGAATTGTTAATTTCAAAAGAACGTATCCTTGAATTTGCTAATGCAACCGATGAAAGGATTCAAGAAATTAAAGATAGGGGAGGGGATGTAGTAGATAACCTTGAAGATAGAATATATTTGAAGGTTAAAGATGACCAGGAACTCTACAATACAATAGAATTGGGAAAAACAGTAGGACTTCAATTAGTAAGTATAACGCCAAGAAGAGAAACCCTTGAAGAACTATTTGTTCGTGTTGTTAACACTGCAAAATTAGAACGGAGCAAAAACAATGAACATGTTGATTGA